A genomic window from Nocardioides sp. BP30 includes:
- a CDS encoding DUF1345 domain-containing protein: protein MTAELGTDASARRILSPRRSLVSLVIGLAAGVVVAVVASPRLLPLVTWTVTVAVLLTWVWRMSWAQDSDGTKRLAEQESTTRSADVWLLAAAVTSLAVVVVALVQSSSQRSGTAVASVLLSVLSVTLSWALVNTVYAFKYARLYYLDEPDTGGIDFKQQHPPTYSDFAYMAFTVGMSFAVSETEPTSTRIRRVAFGHALLSYAFGTGVLAVAINLVTNLGQ, encoded by the coding sequence GTGACCGCAGAGCTCGGTACGGACGCGAGCGCCAGACGCATCCTGTCTCCCCGTCGCTCACTGGTCAGCCTGGTCATCGGTCTCGCGGCGGGCGTCGTGGTCGCCGTGGTCGCCTCCCCACGGCTGCTGCCCCTGGTGACCTGGACCGTCACGGTCGCCGTCCTGCTCACGTGGGTCTGGCGGATGAGCTGGGCGCAGGACTCGGACGGGACGAAGCGTCTCGCGGAGCAGGAGAGCACGACGAGATCCGCTGACGTCTGGCTGCTCGCCGCGGCTGTCACGAGCCTCGCCGTGGTCGTGGTGGCGCTCGTGCAGTCCAGCAGCCAGCGCAGCGGCACCGCCGTCGCCTCGGTGCTGCTCAGCGTCCTCAGCGTCACACTCTCCTGGGCGCTGGTGAACACCGTTTACGCCTTCAAGTACGCGCGCCTGTACTACCTCGACGAGCCCGACACGGGCGGGATCGACTTCAAGCAGCAGCATCCCCCGACGTACAGCGACTTCGCGTACATGGCCTTCACGGTCGGCATGTCGTTCGCCGTCTCGGAGACCGAGCCCACCTCCACCCGGATCAGGCGGGTGGCGTTCGGCCACGCCCTGCTGTCCTACG